Within Corallococcus exiguus, the genomic segment GACGTCGCGCTCGTAGTCAATGAAGGGCTCGACGACCGCGTAGTCGTCCGCGGCGAAGAGGAGGTCCGCGATCTCCGGCCACGCCCCAGCGTCGCGCACCAGCGCCTTGCCCAGCCCCGCGTGGTGATTGCCAACCTTGACGACGAACGGCACGGGCCGCTCCAGCCGGCGCAGCATGTCGTCGCCGAGCGCGGCGTCGAACGGAATGACCGGCAGCCCCGCCTCACGCATCTCCGCCAGCATCGACAACCGGTCGTGACAGCGCGCCAGCACGGACGCCGGGTTGGAGCAGGGCACACCGCTCAGGCGGATGAGCTCCAGCGTCGCACGGTGCCTGGGGTCCGGGCGGATGGCGCCCACGCGCCAGAGCACGCCGTCCAGCCGTGTCGCGGACTCGCGGTTGACGCACCAGAGGTCGCCACCGCGCAGGACCCAGGAACACTCCTGAAGCCTGCGGAAGACGACCTCGTATTCCGGGAAGTAGCGCTGCCAGTACTGTTCACCGTTGATGACCACGAGGGTGGGCCGCATCCGGTCATCGTTCCATGTCCCGCCCCCTGCTGCTCGCGGACGCACCCTCCGTGCCCGTCCGGGCTGGACGGAAGCCGGACTCCCCGTGACGCGCCGGTTGACGCGCGCCCCCGGCGCCCCTCTTATCTGCCTCTCCCCTTGAGCAGGAGTTCCCGTTGGCAGGCGTACCGGTCGAATTGACCCCGGAGGATTTCGAAGCAGTCACCCAGAAGCCCGGCATGTGCGTCGTGGACTTCTGGGCGCCGTGGTGTGAACCCTGCCATGAGTTCGCTCCGGTCTTCTCCGAGGCCGCCGCGCGGTTCCCGGACATCACCTTCGCCCGGCTCGATGCGGAGGCCCACGAAGCCGTGGCCGAGCCGCTGGGCATCGACGCGTACCCCACCATCGTCGCGTTCAAGGACGGCCTGGAAGTCCGCCGCGTCTCCGAGGCGCTGTCCCCCGAGGCGCTGGACCGGCTGCTGGTCGCGCTGCGAGCCGTGGACGTCTCCGAGGAGGAGCGCCGCAAGACGAACCGCGAGCGGACCGAGGCGGGCGAGCTCCCCACCGGAGTCCCCGAAGGCGCCATCTGGGACGACGGTGACGAGGAGTGGTCCTTCGGCCCGAAGGACGCCAAGGGCCGGCCGCACGGCACGTGGCGGTACTGGCGCGCCGACGGCACCCTCTGCAACGAATGCATCATGGTGCAGGGCAATCCGCACGGCCCATTCAGGCGATTCCACGAGGACGGCGCGGTGTCCCAGGAGGGCGCCTTCGAGCAGGGCCAGCTCCACGGCCCCCGCACCTGGATTGCCTCCGACGGCTTCACCTCCGAGCGCATGCACGAAGGCGGCGTGAGCGAGCGCGTGCGCAAGACGGTGATGCACTACGACCGCGGCACCGTGCGGCAGGTGGAGCACTTCAACGGCGACGGCCAGCGCGTGGTGCCCTCCACCGGCGAGCCCTACCCCACCCGTCCGGCCCACCTGCCCGAGGACGCGGAGCTGCGCGAGGACTTGAACCAGTGGGCCAAGGTCACGCTCAACGCGGACCGCGAGCGCCACGGCCTCACCCGCTTCTGGGACGCGCAGGGACAGCTGCTCTGGGAGGCCGAGTTCGACAACGGACGGCGGCACGGGCGCTACTGGTCGCGCGCGGAGGACACCTACGCGGACTTCCGCGTCCACTTCGAGGAGGGCCGGGCGGAGGGCGACTTCGCGTGCGGCGAGTGGGCCCTGATGGACGCGCAGCGGGCGGTGGTGCTCAAGCGAGACCTGGGCCTGGCCATGGATGAGCAGACGCTGGCGCGCTCGCCGGTGTTCTCCAACCTCCCCCGGAGCGCGGAAGGTTGGCGCGAGCTAGCGAAGGAGGCCCGCGCGGACCGGCGCTACCGTGAGGCCCTGCTGGCCACGGCACGTGCGTGCGCCACGTCGCTGGACGTCCAGCCGCTGAAGCAAGGCCTGGAGGAGCTGACGCTGCCTCGCACACAGGACTCGGCTCGACAGGTCGCGGACAGCGTGGTGGGAAATGCGGGACAGGCGTGGGCCCCCATGGCGGACGCGCTCATGCGCGGCGGTGAGGCGGCCACGCTGCTGCGGGGCTACGCGGTGCTGCTGGACCAGACGGACCGGCCTCGCGCGGCGCTGGACTTCCTGCACGCGGCGATGCTGCTCGCGCCGGAGCGCAAGGCGTACCTGTTCACGCGCGGCCTCATCCTGTTGAACCTGGGCGTGGCGGATCAGGTGCAGAAGGACGCGGAGGGACTCGCGGAAGCGGAGCCGGACACCGCCCGGTTCCTGGCCACGTACGCGCGGGCGTTGTTCCCCCGGTTCGACTTCTGGGCGGGACAGGAGCCTCCGAGCTGCACCTACGACGGCCTGCCGGAGAAGCCCGCCCAGTCCCTGGAGGCCATCCAGCAGCTGGTGCGCAAGTACGCCACGCGGCTCCAGGCGATTCGCGGCGCGCTGCTCCAGCGGTACAAGCCCGGCGCGGCGGTGTCCTGGCTACCGCCGGACCTGTCGGGCCTGCTGGGTAATGGGCCCGTGGAACTGAAGCAGGAAGAGATGGAGTTGGGCGAGGACGAGCAGGTGGAGATCGACGAGACGCTCAACCTGGAGATGGGGTTCGCGGACCTGACGCTGATGCTGCGCGGGGACTGGAGCGCGCTGTCGTGGCTGCTGTGGTCGTGCGGCGAGACGACGTTCAAGATGCCCACGCGCATCGCGCCGCCGGCGGGTTACGGACAGGCCGCGGGACAGGCCTCGCAGCGACTGTGGCAGAGCCGGGACCGCAAGTTCCGGGGCAATTCCAGCGCGACGAAGCCCGGCCAGGGATTCCTCTTCGAAGGCGTGGCGCTGGGCGACCTGCACCCGAACCTGGTGTCCATCGCGGAGCGGCAGTACGCGGAGACGCAAGCGATGTTCTATTGGCTCAATGACCCGGACAATGTCTCTCCGTGGCAGAGCAATCTGAGGGGCAGCTAGGCATGAATCGGATTCGTGAAACCATCGAGGTCGCGGAGCCCCTGTGGCGGGCGCTGGAGCAGATGAGCCACGACCTGGGCGTGGACCGGAATGCCCTGGTCGCGCAGGCGCTGTTCATGCTCGCGAGACAGAACGGGTACGTGGCGCCCACGCCCGTGGCGCTCGGGGCGACGGACGCGGGTGAGCCCGTGCGGGCTCCGGCGGCCCGTGCCCCTGAGCCCGTGGTGCGTGTGGCGGAGCGCCCCGTGGCTGTTGCTGTCCCCGCGGCTGCCGTCGTCCCAGCAGCTGTTGCTGTCCCTGCGGCTGCCGTCGTCCCCGCGAAGGAGAACGTGGCCGCCGCTCCTGCCGCGGCAGCGGTGTCCGAACCCGTGAAGGCACAGTCCTCCGTGGACGAGGCCGCTCACGCGCGGGCGCGCATGCAGGAGGTCCTCGCGGCGGTGGATGCGGTCTCGCAGCCCCGAGACGTGCCGGTGGCGTCCGACGAGGAGGAGGAGGCGGACGAGGAGGAAGAATCCGACTCCGATGAGGACTCAGACGACGAGGAGTCCGACGACGAAGCGGCTGACGAATCCTCGGACGACGAGGAGTCCGACGACGAAGCGGCTGACGAATCCTCGGACGACGAGGAGTCCGACGACGAATCTTCGGACGACGAGGAGTCCGAGGAAGAGGACTCGGACGACGAGGAGTCTGACGACAACGCGGCTGACGAATCCTCGGACGACGAGAGCGCATCCGAGGCGGCGGCCGCCGCGGGCTCGGACGACGATGACGAGTCGCAGTCCTCCGAGGAGGACGACGCATCCGCGGCCGACATCGCAGCGGCGATCGGCTCCGAGGAACGCCCCGGCGCCGACGAGGACGACGACTCCGAGCCCGAAGAGGCCAAGACGGGAGAGGAGGCCACGGGCTCCGAGAAAGACGACGCGGACGATGAGGCCGCCGCACAAGCAGCCGCATCCGGCGAAGATGCCGAGCAGGCCGCCGCGCCCGCCGAGGACGAAGAGCAGGACTCGGGCTCCAACGAATCCGAGGAGCAGGACCTGCCCTTCGTGGCGCCTCCGGCCGCGAAGGCCCCCGCCGCCCGCAAGCAGGGCCGTGTGCTCCGTCCCTCCGAGCCCGAGGACGCCGCGCCCCCGGAGTCCAACCGGGGCCGCAAGCCCGCCGCACGGGCCCCCGCGCGCATGGACCTGTTCGTGCGGCTGAGCCCGGATGGTCCCGCCACGCGGGTGGACGTGGAGCGCTTCACGCTGGGACGCGGCCCGCAGTGCAGCCTCGTCGTGAAGTCCGGCAGGGTCTCCCGAGAGCACGCCATCGTCGTGCGCGATGGCGCTGACTACTTCATCGAGGACCTGGGCTCGTCCAACGGGACCTGGATCAACCACCAGCGCATCAAGCGCCAGAAGATCGCGGACGGGGACACCTTCAACCTGGGGACCGAAGCCGTGTACTTCTCCCTCCAGCCTTCCGAGGACTGACGCGCTCAGGCCTCCCGCGAAGGATTGCGGATGCCCAGGGCGGAGGTGACTCCGCCCAGCACCAGCAGCACGGCGGAGACGAGCATCGCCCGGTGGAAGCCCGCGACGTCCAGTCGCGGGCCCACGATGAGCCCCGCGAACGCGATGGCGATGAGCCCCGCGACCCGGGCGATGGCGTTGTTGATGGCCGAGCCGATGCCCGCCTGCGCCTTGTGCACGGACCCGAGCACCGCCGCCGTCAACGGCGCCACCGTCGTCGTCAGCCCCAGCCCGAACACCAGCACGCCCGGCAGCATCTGCGTCCAGAAGTCCAGCGGCGTGCCGACGCGAAGCATGAGCAGGAACCCGGCGCCCGCGACACACGGGCCCACCGCCATGAACAGGCGCGGCCCGAACCGGCCCGCGAGCCCACCGAACGTCGACGACAGCAGCAACATGATGATCGTCGTCGGCAGCAGCACCAGCCCCGCCATCGTCGCGCGAAAGCCTCCCACCTGCTGGAGGAACAGCGTGATGAGGAACTGGCTCAGCGCCAGCGCTCCGTAGATGAACGTCGTGGCCAGGTTGCCCACCCAGAAGTTCCGCACTCGGAAGAGGCCCAGGGGCATCATCGGGTGTGGCGACCGCCGCTCCTGCCAGAGGAACGCGATGAACGCCGGCACGCCCACGCCCAACGACGCCAGCACCGTGGGATGCGCCCAGCCCACCGTCCCCTGCTCAATCAGCGCGTAGACGGGACCGCCCAATCCCACGCACGCGAGCACGGCCCCCAACACGTCGATGCGCGCGCCTTCCGGGCGGGTGGGCTCCTCCATGCGCGCGAGCAGCGCCAGCGTCAGCCCGATGGGCAGCACGTTGATGGCGAAGATCCAACGCCAGCCCACCGTGTCCACCAGCAGTCCGCCGACCAGCGGCCCCGCGATGAACGCCCCGCCCGTCCAGCCGGTCCACGCACCAATGGCCTTCGCCTGTTCGGGGCCGGAGAAGAAGGACAGGATGAGCGCCAGCGAGCCCGGCACCAGGAGCGCGCCCGTGGCCCCCTGCAACGCACGCGCGAGGATGAGCACCGCGCCCGTCGGAGCCACCGCGCACAGGAGCGATGTGGCCCCGAAGCCCAACAGCCCCAACCGCAGGATGCGCTTGCGCCCAAACACATCCGACAGTGAGCCCGCGGCCAGCATCAGCGAGCCCAGCGTGATGAGGTAGGCATCCACCACCCACTGCTGGAGGCTGAGCCCACCGCCCAGGTCCCGCACCATCGCGGGCAGCGCGACGTTGATGATCGCCCCGTCCAGGAACGTGACGAGCGAGGCGAGCACGGCGATTCCCAGGACCAGCCGCTGTGGAGGCGTCAAGGTATCCGCCGACTCCCCAAGGTGTGCCGCACGCGCCCGGGGAGGTCGGGACGCTCATGGCCTTGTAGCGAGCCTCCTGCCGCGCTGTCTGCCCCGGTCGCCGTGGACTTCCAGCTCATCAACACTGTCGCCCCTGGCGTCCAGGGCTCCAGAAGTTGCACGCCCCCCGTGGGCTCCCACCCCAGGTCGCCTTGACTTACAAATTACGCCGATAATATTACATTCAAAATCAAAGGAGCCGCACATGACCGCCAGCTACATCATCGACGCCGTCCGGACCCCGCGTGGGCGCGGGAAGATGGGCAAGGGGGCCCTGACCGGACTGCATCCGCAGGAGCTGCTCGCCCAGACGCTCAACGCGCTCCAGCGGCGCAGCGGCTGGGATGCTCGGGAGGTGGGCGACGTCATCGCGGGGTGCGTGTCGCAGGTGAATGAGCAGGGCGCGAACATCGCTCGCAACGCAGTGCTCGCGGCGGGGTGGCCGCAGGAGGTGTCCGCCGTGTCGCTCAACCGCTTCTGCGGCTCCGGGCTCCAGGCGGTGAACTTCGGCGCCATGGGTGTCGCCTCCGGCGCCATGGACTTCGTGGTGACGGGCGGCGTGGAGAGCATGTCGCACCTGTCGCTGGGCGCGGACGGCGGCGGCCAGGACGGCGGCAACGTGCGACTGCGCGAGCGCGTCTACCAGGTGCCCCAGGGCATCAGCGCGGACCTCATCGCGACGCTGGAGGGCATCACCCGCGAGGACGTGGACGCGTGGGCCCTGCGCTCGCAGCGACAGGCGGCCCGCGCCATCGAGGAGAACCGCTTCGCCAAGGCCCTCTTCGCCGTGAAGGACCCGGCCACCGGCGCCGTGCTGCTGGAGCGCGACGAGTACCCTCGCCCGGACACCACCGCGCAGGGCCTGGCCGCGCTCAAGCCCGCGTTCGTCGCCATGGGTGGGACGGCCGTGGGCCCGAACGGCGAGACGCTGGATGGCATCGCGCTTGCCGCGTATCCGCAGGCGAAGCGCATCCAGCACGTGCACACCGCGGGCAACTCCAGCGGCATCGTGGACGGGGCCGCCGTGGTGGCGTTGGCGTCCGAGCGCTACGTGAAGGAGAAGGGGCTCAAGCCCCGCGCCCGCATCCGCGCCATGGCGACGCTGGGCACCGAGCCGCTCCTCATGCTCACCGCCCCCGCGCCCGTGAGCGAGAAGGCCCTGCGCATGGCCGGGATGAAGGCCGGTGACATCGACCTGTGGGAGATCAACGAGGCCTTCGCCGCCGTGGTCCTCCAGACGACGCGCGCGCTGGGCATCGACCCGGACCGGGTGAACGTCAACGGCGGCTCCATCGCGCTGGGCCACCCGCTGGGCGCCACGGGCGCGATGCTCCTGGGCACCGCCCTGGATGAGCTGGAGCGAACGGGCAAGCAGACGGCGCTCATCACCATGTGCATCGGTGGCGGCCAGGGCATCGCCACCATCATCGAGCGCATCTAGCGCCTGGCGTCCGGCAGGCGGCCGCCCCCTCGCGAGCACCTCGCGTGCTCGCCGGGCGGATGCGTTGACAGGAACCATCGTCTCCGACATTAGGAAGGGTCGCTCCCGCAGGCACCGGGGCGCGCGGTCCAGTCGTCTTCGCTGGCCGTGAGGCCTGAGAGACTGGAGCGCCCCATGGATGCACCCGCAGAGCTGCCCCCCCTCATTGCCCAGGCGTCGCAATGGCCCATGGCGCCGGTGATGACCCGGGTGGGGCTGGCCATCGCCATTGGCCTCTTCATTGGCCTGGAGCGAGAGCACAGCCGCAAGACGGGCGTGCGCACGTTCGCGCTCACCGCGCTGATGGGCTGTCTGGGCGGGCTCACCGGTCAGTCCTTCGCGTTGGTGTCTGCGGGCTTCGTCACGCTGCTGGTGCTGCTGATGAACGTCCGGGAGCTGATGCTCCACCAGCGCCTGGCGCTCACCACGTCCACCGCCCTGATGGTGGTGGCCTTCTGCGGCATCCTGTGCGGTATGGGCCACACGTTCACGCCCATCGTCGTGGGCGTGCTGACGACGGCGCTGCTCGCCTGGAAGCAGTCCATCGTGGGCTTCGTGGGCGGATTGTCCGACAAGGAGCTGCGCTCCGCCGTCCTGCTCGCGGTGCTGACGTTCGTCGTGTTCCCCGTGCTGCCCGCGCACCCGGTGGACCCATGGGGCCTCATCGAGCCCCAGTCCAACTGGGCCAGCGTCATCATCATCGCGGCGGTGGGCTTCGTGAACTACATGCTCCTGAAGACGCTGGGGCCCAAGGGCATGGAGGTCACCGCGTTCTTCGGCGGGCTGGTGAACAGCCGCAAGGTCATCGTGGAGCTGGCCACGCGCCTGAAGGAGGTGGGCGCGCCGCTGCTTCCTTCCGCCTACCGGGGCATCCTCCTGGCCACCGTCGCGATGCTGCTGCGCAATGGCCTCATCGTCATCATCTTCGCCTCGCAGGCCGCCGTGCACTGCGCCATCCCGTTCACGTTCATGCTGCTGGTGAGCGCGGTGCTGTGGCGCCGCTCTCCCGTGCAGGCGTCCACGGAGGGCACGCCCCGCCTGGCGCTGGAGTCGCCCTTCCGCCTGATGGCGGCCCTCAAGTTCGGCGGCGTGTTCCTGGCGCTCAACGTCGCGGGCGCGCTGGCGCAGCGCAACTTCGGGTCCGGGAGCTTCTACTTCGTCAGCATCCTGGGGGGCTTCCTGTCGAGCGCGTCGTCCATCGCCTCGGCCGCCACGCTCATCAGCCACAACGAGATTTCCGCGGTCACGGGCGTCAACGGCGTCATCCTCTCCAGCCTCACCAGCATCGTGGTGAACATCCCGCTCATCCGGAGCATGGCGAAGGAGGCGTCCTTCCGGCGCCGCGTGTCCACCGCCCTGCTGGCCGTGGCGGTGGTGGGGCTGGTGGGCGTGGGGCTCAACCTGATGGTCTTCGAGACCCTCCTCCACCACACCTGAGGCCGGGCGTCAGGCGTCCACGAAGGACACCAGCGCGTCGCGGATGGCGTCGAACGGCGCGATGTCTCGGCGGGCGCGGCAGAGGATCAACGCGCCCTCCACCGAGGCCAGGATGAGGGACGCCGCGCTGGCCGCCTTCGCCTTCGGCAATCCCGCCGTGGCGAGCCGCGCCTCCAGCTCGCGCTCCCAGGAAATGAAGACCTTCGCCGCGCGCGCGCCCAGCTCAGGGTGCGCGAGCCGCTCGTTCGCCACCGCCGCGATGGCGCAGCCCGCCTGACAGTCGGTCTTCACCAGCACCTTGCGCCAGGCCTCGAAGAAGCGCTGCACCACCTGCGCCGGGGTCGCGCCCTCACCTTCTCTCAATGCCGTGAGCACGCGCTCTCCCACCAGCGCGATGGCCTCCGCCGCGAGCGCGTCCTTCCCATCCGGGAAGTGGTGGTAGATGGAACCCCGGGGCGCACCACTGCGCTCGATGACCTCCGAGAACGACGTGCCCGCCAGGCCCCGCTCGCTGAGGAGCGCGGCGGCCGCGTACACCATCCGCTCCCGCGGGGTCCTTTCGGACGCGACCGCAGCCGCCTCCTCCTGCTTCTTCGTTCGCCGGGCCATCGGTCCCCATTGACTATGACGAGCGTCTTAATTAGTTCTGGGGCACGACTATGACAACCATCATACTGAACGAGGACCCCCGCCCATGCCGATGATCGACATCACCGCTTCCGACGGACTCTTCTCCCCCGCGAACGAGGCCGTGCTGCTGAAGCGGGCGACGGACTGCCTCCTCCAATGGGAGAAGGTGTCGGGCATCCCCTACGCGGTCGCGAACACCGGCGCGTTCCTGAACGTATTGCCGCGGAGGCGGACCACGTCCGGCGGCAAGGGTGCGGGCGTGGTCCGCATCCAGGTGCTCACGCCCGCGAAGTCACTGAACCAGGAGCAGCGCTCGGGCATCGCCGCGGGCCTCACCGACATCGTGCACGAGCTGGCCGACGACGCGGACATCCGCGAGCGCACCTGGGTGCTGTTCCACGAAGCCGTGGACGGCGGCTGGGGCATCGCGGGGAAGGCGTTCACCAACGCGGACCTCGTGGACGCGGTCCGCGCGAGCGCCATCGCCTCCCGCCGCTGAAGGCCCCCGCTGGGTCCACTTCAGCGGGAGCCTCCAAGGTCCTGACTCTCAGGGCGTGGGCGACACCTGGTGGGGCACCACGCGATAGCCCGCGTTGCCGGTGCCCAGCTGTCCTTCGCCATTGAGGCCCCACGCCCACACAGCCCCGGAGGCGCGGCGCGCGAACGAGTGGTAGGTGCCCGCCGCGACGGCCGTCGCGTCGATGATGCCCGGCACCTGGGCGGGCGCGAGCTGATCATCGGTGAAGCCGTCCCCCAGCTGTCCCAGGTCGTTGAGCCCCCAGGCCCACACGGTGCCGTCTGACTTCACGGCCAGCGAGTGCTCATTGCCCGCGGCGATGTCCACCACCACGCCGGTAAGCCCCGTCACCTTCACGGGCGCCAGTCGGTCCGTGGTGGTGTTGTTCCCCAGCTGGCCATACCGGTTGCGCCCCCAGGCCCACACGGTGCCATCCGCCTGGAGCCCCAGCGAGTGCAGCCGCCCGGCCCGCACCACCGTCCACGTGGGCGCCGTCACGGCGGCCCGCGCCACGCCCGGGTCCGCGGCCTCCTCCGCCGGAGCCACCGGGCCCGCGCAGCCCGAAAGCCAACCCAGACACAACACCAGCCCCAGGACGAAACGGTTCCGACCACCGCCGCGCACCGCTGACATGGCAGCCCCCCTGCAAGGAACTGGAATCAAACAGGCGCACCATGGCAGCAAAGCCTGTCTGATTCCAAACCCCGGGGGCCGTCAGGCCACGCAATGCCTTACGGCAGGTACCGCCACGACGCCGTCACGGCCGGCTGGAAGCAGTGCACGTGGGCCTTGGTGGCGCTGGGAATCTCCTGGACGACGCCCGCCCCGTAGCCCTGCGTGCGGCACCACTGGCTCACCTCCAGGCGCGAACCCGGGGCGGTGTAGTCGCCCAGGTTGGACACCGGCCCCAGCACGGACTTCTCCACATCTGTCCGGAGCCCGGAGTTGAAGCAGCCCACCCACGGCCGGGACGTGACCTCGAACACCTGCCCTGTCGTCCAGCCCTGGCCGTTGCAGAAGCGGTGCGCGGCGGCGGTGCAGTGGGTGCTCGTCACGCCGCGCTCGTCGGTGCAGCCCGCGTGGATACGCGTCAGCTCCTCGAACGTCACGGCCACGCTTTCATGCTGGATGGGCGCGCACGCCACCGTCAGGTCCGTGGCCGTGGACGCCACCGGCACGCCCGCCAGCGAGATGGGCGGACGGTTGCTGACGAGCTGCATGATGGTGTCCCAGGTGTTGGTGCTGCTCGCCATGGCGTCGCCCGCGCCCCGCTGCGCGCAGGCCCGGTGCATCGCGGACAGGCACGCCGCCGAGTTCAACGCGCTGGTGCCATTGCACGCCGGAGCCTGGGAGCTCATCACGAACTGACCCGCGGAGGGCGTGTGCTGGATGGCCTCCTCGCGGCAGTTGGCGCCGTGCGCGGTCATGCAGATGCTCCGGTTGGAGCGCGCGTGCGTGAAGATGCGCACCTCGTCGATGGCGCCCCGGAACGAGCCCTCGCCGTTCGCCGGGCAGCGCTGTGTGTCCAGGTTCGCGCCCGCGCCGATGTAGAGCGTCCCCGTGCCCAGCCGGGCCGTCCCCGGAGCGACAGGCAGCGCGCGGTTCGTGGGCACGCCGTTGAGGTACTCCTGGAAGACGCCGGTGGTGCCGTCCCACGTATAGGCCAGGTGGCTCCACTGCCCCACGGGCAGCACCGGGCCGCCGCCCAGTCGCACGCGCTGGCCGTTGACGACCAGGGAGAACTGCGGCTGGTTGCTGGCTTCGTAGATGATGTCCAGCCCGCCGGACTTGTGCATCAGGTAGCGGTAGGGATTGCCGGTGGTGCACCCCTGCTGGATGTCCGCGTCCGGCCGCACCGCGAACTCCACCGACAGGCCACGCACGAACGCGCCCACGCCGGGCACCGTGCTGGATGGATCCGCCAGGTTCACCGCGAGCGCGCTCCCGCCAGGCACCACCAGCGCCTTGCCCTTGCCGTGCGGCTGCCACAGCGAGTCCGGCGAGGAGCGCGTCAGCGCGTTGCCCGGCGAGATGGAGGCGCCCCCCACCAACGTGCCCGTGAAGAAGCGGCCGGACAGGTCCGGCGTGCGCGTGAGGTCATACGCTCCTGCGCGCGTGACGAGCTCGTTCATGGGCAGGAAGAGCAGGTGGAAGGGGTCCATCAACTCGCCCAGGTCCACCTCGTTGTAGTCGGCGGTGTTGCTGCCGAAGAGGGCCAGCACGTCGTGCGTCTTCGTCACCGGCAGGTAATGCGCGGCATTGCTCTGCCCGGGCGGGAAGCTCTGCGAGGGCAGGCGCTCCTGCTCGAAGTTCCACATGGGCCCCGAGTAGAAGAGGTGCGCGATGTCCATGCGGTCCGTGTTGATGGCCCCGTCGATGTGGTACGCGGTCCAGTTCGTGTCCGCGCCCACCAGGCTCACTGCCTCACGTCGCGCGCCGTCCGTGTACGTGACGGCGATGTAGACGAGGTTGCGGCCCTCGTGGTCCACCCACGCGTAGGCACCGCGCACCAGTGCACCGGAAGTGGTGTCGCCGAAGTCCTCGCCCGTGGCCGCCTTCAGCCGCTTCCATGCCAGCGGGTAGCTCTTCACGCCAGCGTTCGTGTCGTTGAACATCATCGACAGCGGACGCGGGTTGCTCCAGCCCGTGGCCGCGCACGGCGTGGGGTTGTACGCGTACATCATGTGGTCGATGCCGCCGGTGTTCGCGGGCGCGCCCTGGTAGATGATCAACCGGCCGTCGGACGTCATCGTGGGCTCGATGCCGCGAATCGTGGCGCCGGTGACGGTGCGCAGCGTCTCCAGCGGACCGGTGCTGAACGATGCAATGTCCGCCGCCGTCGTGAAGGGCTGGGACACGCGGATGTCCGTCGTGCGCCGCCGGAAGACGTTGTCCCCGTTGAACATCATCGAGTCGAAGAGGAACGGCTGGTACACCGCGACGCCGCTCGACAGGGCGTAGGGCTGGGCGGGGTTGGTGAAGCAGAACGCCAGCGCGTTCTCCCCGTTGCGCACGGTCACCGTCTTCCCCGCGGAGAAGGTGCCCGCGAACGACGGCTTGCCCGCCGAGTCGTACGTCACCGCCTCCGGACGGAACACACGGGCAATCCACGTGGTCGTCGTGGTCGCGTGGTCCTCGCCGATGTTGCCCACGAAGATGCGCCCGTCCACCGTGGACGAGTGCCCGTTCGCCCCGAACGGCGTCCCGATGCGCGTGTTCACCAGCGACGGCCGGCCTTGCGCGAACACCGCCCCGGGCAAGCCCGCGAGCGCCGTCCCAAGCATGACACCCAGGGCCCCACTAAGTAACTTTTTCATGGAAATAAGGTTAAGCCATTTTACCTGCTCTGGTCTAAGTGGGGCGGGTCCCGGCTCCCTGTCGGAGCTGGACACACCTTCGAGGAAGACGATGGCGACGAGAGCCGGGAAGACGCTGTGGGCGCTGGCGGCGGTGCTGGGGCTGACGGCCTGTGGTGGGGGTTCCGCTCCCGCGCAGGACTCGATGCTGACGACGCCGGTGGTGGCGGAGCGGGAGCAGTCCGCCACGGCGGCGCCGCTGGGCCAGACGGTGTGGCTGAAGGCGTGCACCACGCAGAAGTTCGTGTCGGCGGACCGGAACCTGGGGGCCACCGCGCCGCTCGTCGCCAACCGTGACAGCGCGCAGGGGTGGGAGCAGTTCCAGGTAGGTGACGCGGGCAACGACTTCATCTCGCTGCGCGTGGTGGAGACGGGCCTGTACGTGTCCGCGGATCCGAACGCGGGCGGTCAGGTGACGGGCTTCCGCACGGCGGTGGGTGACTGGGAGCGCTTCACCTGGGTGCCCTTCGCGGACGGCTCCGTGGGCCTGCGCGCCAAGAGCACCGGCCAGTACGTGTCCGCGGACACAAACCTGGGCGCCAGCGCGCCGCTGTACGCCA encodes:
- a CDS encoding acetyl-CoA C-acetyltransferase, producing the protein MTASYIIDAVRTPRGRGKMGKGALTGLHPQELLAQTLNALQRRSGWDAREVGDVIAGCVSQVNEQGANIARNAVLAAGWPQEVSAVSLNRFCGSGLQAVNFGAMGVASGAMDFVVTGGVESMSHLSLGADGGGQDGGNVRLRERVYQVPQGISADLIATLEGITREDVDAWALRSQRQAARAIEENRFAKALFAVKDPATGAVLLERDEYPRPDTTAQGLAALKPAFVAMGGTAVGPNGETLDGIALAAYPQAKRIQHVHTAGNSSGIVDGAAVVALASERYVKEKGLKPRARIRAMATLGTEPLLMLTAPAPVSEKALRMAGMKAGDIDLWEINEAFAAVVLQTTRALGIDPDRVNVNGGSIALGHPLGATGAMLLGTALDELERTGKQTALITMCIGGGQGIATIIERI
- a CDS encoding MgtC/SapB family protein; translated protein: MDAPAELPPLIAQASQWPMAPVMTRVGLAIAIGLFIGLEREHSRKTGVRTFALTALMGCLGGLTGQSFALVSAGFVTLLVLLMNVRELMLHQRLALTTSTALMVVAFCGILCGMGHTFTPIVVGVLTTALLAWKQSIVGFVGGLSDKELRSAVLLAVLTFVVFPVLPAHPVDPWGLIEPQSNWASVIIIAAVGFVNYMLLKTLGPKGMEVTAFFGGLVNSRKVIVELATRLKEVGAPLLPSAYRGILLATVAMLLRNGLIVIIFASQAAVHCAIPFTFMLLVSAVLWRRSPVQASTEGTPRLALESPFRLMAALKFGGVFLALNVAGALAQRNFGSGSFYFVSILGGFLSSASSIASAATLISHNEISAVTGVNGVILSSLTSIVVNIPLIRSMAKEASFRRRVSTALLAVAVVGLVGVGLNLMVFETLLHHT
- a CDS encoding TetR/AcrR family transcriptional regulator; protein product: MARRTKKQEEAAAVASERTPRERMVYAAAALLSERGLAGTSFSEVIERSGAPRGSIYHHFPDGKDALAAEAIALVGERVLTALREGEGATPAQVVQRFFEAWRKVLVKTDCQAGCAIAAVANERLAHPELGARAAKVFISWERELEARLATAGLPKAKAASAASLILASVEGALILCRARRDIAPFDAIRDALVSFVDA
- a CDS encoding tautomerase family protein; translated protein: MPMIDITASDGLFSPANEAVLLKRATDCLLQWEKVSGIPYAVANTGAFLNVLPRRRTTSGGKGAGVVRIQVLTPAKSLNQEQRSGIAAGLTDIVHELADDADIRERTWVLFHEAVDGGWGIAGKAFTNADLVDAVRASAIASRR
- a CDS encoding RCC1 domain-containing protein; its protein translation is MSAVRGGGRNRFVLGLVLCLGWLSGCAGPVAPAEEAADPGVARAAVTAPTWTVVRAGRLHSLGLQADGTVWAWGRNRYGQLGNNTTTDRLAPVKVTGLTGVVVDIAAGNEHSLAVKSDGTVWAWGLNDLGQLGDGFTDDQLAPAQVPGIIDATAVAAGTYHSFARRASGAVWAWGLNGEGQLGTGNAGYRVVPHQVSPTP